The following are encoded together in the Bradyrhizobium sp. CCGUVB1N3 genome:
- a CDS encoding NEL-type E3 ubiquitin ligase domain-containing protein, producing MLQTLRRNVNQIVGAPSYLPAALRSLSANHNALSNLPDALPAGLQELDVRVNHLTSLPDTLPAPLSRLVIGNNQLTSLPAMLPAGLRALHVHHNRLTGLPDTLPAGLVWLDAGRNQLTSLPEPLPAGLQTLNVGRNQLTSLPDTLPLRTLHVSHNRLTSLPETLSAELQNLVVSNNQLASLPETLPAGLRTLEAACNRLTHLPETLPAGLELLDVTRNQLTSLPETMLTQLGPWCRVVLDDNPLPERVRTNLATAIREPGYAGPRVFFSIGGEAGPSQPPPLHAAVADWVGGEPEMIATWQGFAEEAGAQEYARFLDRLRRTVNYGSAAFRQAVSEDLQQVAMRPRLRELYFQQAFGASASCEDRITLAWNHMQSARLTADVEDGAYDDRLDQLIEQARVLFRLGVLDRIAREKVSSLRFVDEIEVYLAYQVKLRGRLKLQLLAPDMRFFNASYVTERDLAVAEMRVRHEEATQFDDYLATRWQPWETVLSRIEPEAHSAMQEQFLKAMEEELPNRVQQRLIADGLTGDEAEIQLGALIRDQIASEIKGELTRRVRMTAASRMEKEAHKRFSSPNRTGSTAHTALRSSLAHALPLLAIVVQGSYD from the coding sequence GTGCTCCAGACGCTCAGGCGCAACGTCAATCAGATCGTCGGCGCGCCCTCCTACCTTCCGGCTGCGCTCCGAAGCCTCTCTGCCAATCACAACGCGCTGAGCAACCTGCCCGATGCCCTCCCGGCGGGGCTCCAGGAACTCGATGTGCGCGTTAACCATCTGACCAGCCTGCCCGACACTCTGCCGGCGCCGCTCTCGCGTCTCGTGATCGGAAACAACCAGCTAACCAGCCTGCCGGCAATGCTCCCAGCCGGGTTGCGGGCGCTCCATGTCCACCACAATCGACTGACTGGTCTGCCCGACACTCTCCCGGCTGGGCTTGTATGGCTGGATGCCGGTCGTAATCAGCTGACCAGCCTGCCCGAGCCCCTCCCAGCCGGACTCCAGACGCTCAACGTCGGCCGCAACCAACTAACCAGCCTGCCTGACACCCTCCCGCTCCGAACGCTGCACGTGAGTCACAATCGGCTAACCAGTCTGCCTGAGACACTCTCGGCTGAGCTGCAGAACCTCGTGGTCAGCAATAATCAGCTGGCCAGCCTACCGGAGACTCTTCCGGCTGGGCTGCGGACGCTCGAAGCCGCGTGCAACCGGCTGACCCACTTGCCCGAGACCTTGCCGGCTGGACTTGAATTGCTCGACGTTACGCGTAACCAACTGACCAGCTTGCCGGAAACCATGCTGACACAGCTGGGCCCTTGGTGCAGGGTTGTACTGGACGACAACCCGCTGCCCGAGCGGGTGCGGACGAACCTTGCAACAGCCATCCGTGAGCCGGGCTACGCCGGCCCTCGAGTCTTCTTTTCGATCGGCGGAGAGGCGGGGCCAAGTCAGCCGCCGCCGTTGCACGCAGCGGTGGCGGATTGGGTTGGCGGCGAACCGGAGATGATCGCGACCTGGCAGGGGTTCGCCGAAGAGGCAGGAGCTCAGGAATATGCGCGCTTTCTCGACCGGCTGCGACGCACCGTGAACTATGGCAGCGCCGCGTTTCGACAAGCGGTGTCTGAGGATCTGCAGCAGGTGGCAATGAGGCCACGATTGCGCGAGCTGTACTTCCAACAGGCCTTCGGGGCGAGCGCGAGCTGCGAAGATCGCATCACTTTGGCCTGGAACCACATGCAGAGCGCACGCCTGACCGCCGATGTCGAGGACGGGGCATATGACGATCGGCTCGACCAACTCATCGAGCAGGCTCGTGTCCTGTTCCGCTTGGGCGTACTCGACCGGATCGCCCGCGAGAAGGTCAGCTCGCTTAGGTTTGTTGACGAGATCGAGGTCTATCTCGCCTATCAGGTCAAACTGCGCGGGCGGCTGAAGTTGCAGCTTCTCGCCCCCGACATGCGCTTCTTCAACGCGTCCTATGTTACCGAGCGCGATCTCGCCGTGGCCGAGATGCGGGTGCGGCATGAGGAGGCAACGCAGTTCGATGACTATCTGGCAACCCGCTGGCAACCCTGGGAGACGGTGCTGAGCCGCATCGAACCCGAGGCTCATTCAGCGATGCAGGAACAGTTCCTCAAGGCGATGGAGGAGGAACTCCCCAACCGCGTGCAGCAACGGCTCATAGCTGATGGCCTGACTGGCGACGAGGCCGAGATACAGCTCGGAGCCTTGATCCGCGACCAGATCGCCTCTGAGATCAAGGGCGAACTGACACGCCGGGTGCGGATGACCGCGGCCTCTAGAATGGAGAAAGAAGCGCATAAGCGCTTCTCCTCCCCGAACCGTACGGGCAGTACAGCGCATACGGCTCTCCGTTCAAGTCTGGCCCATGCGCTCCCATTGCTCGCGATCGTTGTCCAGGGGTCGTATGATTGA